CTCGATACCCTTACTATACTGACGAGAATCTTGATAAAAAGCTGCCAAGTGCATTAAGATTTTTATGTTTTTAGGCTCTAGGCGTAAACATAGTTCAGCCAAATCTGATGCTAACGTAGGCCGCCTCAACGAGTAAGCAATACTTATGGCTGCAAGCATTATCACATCAGTAAATGCTTCAGGTGGATGGGCATGGCCTAAGCAAGCTTCAACAAATTTTAGAATTGATGGCTCACCAGGAGCGTAATCTAAAATACTTTCCAGAACTTGTAACAATAAATTGGCATCGGCTACCAATTCCTCGGTTGACAGAAAATTAATAATTCCTAAAGATGTTAAATCTTCATCTGTAAATTTTTCAACATTGATAGAAAGCTGAATTATATGCAGTAGGTTATTGATATCTCTGGGAGAAACTTGCCTCATATGCTGCCGGATAGCCCAAGCCATTTGATAGTCTGCAAAAGACTCCCGCCGCTCGGCTTCTGTTTGCAAAACCTTCACCAGGTCTGATGTCCACAGTTCGACTTTCTCTGGATCGCCCTGTGCCATTCCCAGCCACCAAGCTGTCTGAGCTTCGGTTTCTTGCCCTTGCAGCAGAAGCAGTAGCCCCAAATACCAGTAGTGGGACTTCACATCTGGTTCTGCCTCAATTGCCTGCTCATACAGGCTTGCAGCCATCGTGTAGTCCCCTTGAATGAGGAGCTGATGTGCTTGGTATTGCCAATTATCAATATTAGCTATACTATTTACGTCGGTCATATAATTTTGCAAACAGCCACAAAATAATGCTGTAATACCTGCTAGTTTTTGCGCAATGATACCAAGTCGCCTTTGATTGTCATTATGCGCAAACCGTTTTCCCTCTAGCGGCTCGGATATGTTAAAACTTCCCGAACTGCATAGCGTACTGCGTTCGGACTGGCCTTAAACAATAATATCATTCCCAACTTGGTATGATGAAAAATTAGGTTTAGATGCCATATGAATATGTCAACTATTTCATTATGCTGACAATTCAAAGGAGCGGACAGGCGTCCTATCCGCTCCTTTGGAAAAACCAACCCTAAGTTGCTTTTGCAAACGTATCTAAGAAGTATAGACTATTACTTAACTTGGTTTTGAGAACCATTACACGCTGTACCACTCGTTGGGTCGTCTGCGGTGTCTTTTGCTGGCGTTTTCTGTTCGCACAAGATAGCAACACTGGTTGCTTCACTGGTACTACCTGAAGGGTACAGTTCCACCCGTCCCGCATAGCCTTTCAGGGCTGCAAAGTTTGATTTAGCCTTGCTGATCGCAAAGTTGCCTGCAATAGTGGTGGCAGTGGTTCCGTCTGTGGTGTACTTGTAGTTTACAGTGCTAGTGTTAATACCAACACCCAAGTCTGAGATCGTGTCACTAAAGTTGGAATTCTCTGTGTAGTAAGCCTGTTGGCCTTTATTGAGCGTACCTACATAGGTTTTAGCTTCCGACTGCTTACCTTTGTTCGCTTGGCTGAGGAATGAGGGTAGAGCAATAGCAGCCAGAATACCGATGATAATAATAACGACCAGCAGTTCAATCAGGGTGAAACCTTGATCTTGCTTTTTCTTGTTGAGGTGTTGCAGGAACTTGGCTTGTAAATCGAGTTTCATAGAAGTTTCTCCTTGGGGGGGGGATGCTTGATTTCTCGCTTCTAGATTTAACTTACCCACTTCCACTCGATTTCATATCACCCCCTGCAAATTTTTTTTTGTAGTGCCCAAGATGTAATGATGGAGCAGTAGATTCTCTTGCTGTTTTTCTCCTATGCCTGTTTGCCCTATTTGTGCCTCTTGCCAAACGGTCAAAAATGGTCGCATCCACAACGGTAAACAACGGTTCAAATGCCAGGACTGCGGACGACAGTTTGTGGAACAACCAACTAAAAAAGTGATTGACCAAGCGACACGGGAACTGATTAATCGCTTGCTGCTAGAACGTATTTCTCTTGCTGGCATTGCCCGTGCTGTCCAGGTTTCAGAACAATGGTTGCTTTCCCTATGTCAATGAGAAATATGCCAAGGTGCCCCGAAGCGTGCAGGTGACACCTAAAAAAAGGGGAGGCTAACGATTCAATGCGATGAGTTATGGTCATTTGTGGACAACCGAGGTAATAAGCAATGGGTCTGGTTGGCGCTTGATGCACAGACCCGTGAGATTGTAGGGGTTTACATTGGCGCACGCGATGAAGCCGCAGCCTGCAAATTATGGGAATCTTTGCCTCCTGTCTATCGCCAATGTGCGGTGGCTTATACGGATTTTTGGGCAGCGTATGGGGCAGTGTTCCCGAGCAAACGACATCTCACTGTCGGCAAGGAAACCGGAAAAACCAACAAAATCGAGCGCTTCAACAATACATTGAGACAACGTGTATCCCGATTAGTGCGAAAAACCTTGTCCTTTTCCAAATCGTTGGAAAATCACATTAGTGCCATCTGGTATTTCATCCATCACTACAATGCATCATTACTTGTGTAGCACTACCTTTTTTTTCTCTAATCCTCCGGGGGTAAGCGTTCGAGCAGTACATACCCAAAACTCTCTAGCCTGGACAGCAGACTGGCGATCGCCTCCATTGCTTCCGGCTCACTAATAGGCTCCAACGTCACGGGCTGCAAGGGACTCAACGAATGATACCGCTTTGCCAGCGATACCGCAGACTGCGCCCCCTCCAGCAGGGGTAGGAGACATGATGCCATCGTACTTTCCACTAGCAGAGTCTTGTTACCCACAGACAGATGCCGATTCATCTCAAACAGTTGTGAATTGTTCAGGCGTGCAATCAGGTCTTCTTTAAACGTCTGAGTTCTGAGTTGAGGATGTAAATGCGCCCCTACTTGGAGCCAGTCTTCTGTTGTCCACTCAGCAACTGGCACAAAGGATTTATCCTCGGAAGGATGACCGCACCAAAAGTCAAGCAGACGATGCGCAGGATGTAGCAGGTCAAATAGATGCAGCCGTTGTTCTATGGAAATTTCTGGCAGGGTTAATCCTAAAAATATTGGCAAGTTATCCGGTTCTTTGAACAAGTCCATCAATTCCCACGAGCGCCAATCCACCATACTAACAAACTCTAAATCGGCAGCTCTCAATGCCGAAAACATTTCAGGAATGCTATAACCTTTATCACCCTGTAATAAATGATTCATTAAAATCATCTCGTCGTCTTTTTCCAATTCAGCTCTCCAAGTTATTTGCTTCAACAAGACATCATCTTTCAGCGATCTCATCGTTTCCCGAACCAATTCAATTTCGTCTTTTCCTGGGTTGGCATCCATCAATTCCATCATTTTGAATACTTCTTGAGCGCGGAACAAACCAACACGCTCCAGTGCCGAATGCAAATTGGTACGGATAATACCATCGCGCTTCAAAACTGACTTCATTGCTTGCAACCCAGCCACAGGATCGGGCAGCAGGTAGAGAACCTCATCATTGTTAATGTAGTCAAATTCAATACCCAAGCTGGGTATTTCATCGATTGAAAGAGCATAGAATTCTGCTTTATCGAATCCGTGATACTGCAATCGTTTTCTCGCTAGCTTGATAGATTCTTCTGATATATCAATCCCCACGATTTTCGCGCCTGGATTCGCTTCTGCCAAAATCAGAGACGTGTAACCGCTGCCGCAGCCTGCATCTAATATCGCTTTATTCTCGTTATCTATAACTTGTTGATTCCTTAAATAGTAAGCTGTAATAAGGTTATGAATATACAGCTTATTGTGCTTCTTTGCAGATGTTTCTAGGGGAATCCTAGGATACGGAGAAGTTTCAAATTGCTGACGTATTTTGTCTATGAACTCAGCTGATTGTTTTTCCATGTTTGTTTATCTCCAATTCTTTTTTATATTACTTTGAATTGACTAGACGGGGCACTTAACCTTAAGTATTTCCATTTTTAGCTTAAAAGTAAACTAAGCTAAGCTGCATACCCCGCTTTTTCCCAGATTTCCATTTCTAGCGAACACAGTTATAATAAATAAAACGTAGTCGTTATGAGTTCATATAATTTACATGGCAAACGCAACTGTAGAGAACTTGGTGATTATCGGCTCTGGCCCTGCTGGGTATACCGCTGCCATATATGCGGCGCGGGCCAACCTGAAACCCTTTGTGTTTGAAGGCTTTCAAGCTGGGGGGCTACCCGGCGGGCAGCTAATGACCACGACGGAAGTCGAGAATTTTCCTGGTTTTCCAGAGGGGATTACGGGGCCGGAATTGATGGATAGAATGAAAGCGCAGGCAGAGCGCTGGGGGGCTGAGTTAGTAACCGAAGATGTAATATCGGTTGACTTGAGCCAGCGTCCTTTTATTGTCCGCTCTGAGGAACGGGAAGTGAGAACTCACAGCATTGTAATTGCAACTGGCGCGACGGCGAAACGGTTAGGGCTACCCAGCGAGCATGACTTTTGGAGTCGGGGGATTTCGGCTTGCGCTATCTGCGATGGTGCAACTCCGATTTTTCACGGCGCGGAACTCGCTGTGGTTGGAGGGGGTGACTCTGCGGCGGAAGAATCGGTTTACCTTACCAAGTATGGCTCTCACGTTCATATGCTGGTGCGGGGAGAGAAGATGCGGGCAAGTAAAGCCATGCAGGATCGCGTTTTGAATAACCCCAAAATTACGGTTCACTGGAACAGCCAGCCAATTGATGTCCTGGGTGAAAATGACCGGATGAATGGGGTGAAACTCCTGAATACTAAGACTGGTGAGGAGAGCAATCTGGCGGTGAAGGGGTTGTTCTACGCGGTTGGTCATAAACCCAACACTTCTCTATTTAAGGGTCAGCTGGAACTAGACGAAGTGGGTTACATCGTAACTAAACATGGTTCCGTAGAAACCAGCATCGAGGGTGTCTTTGCTGCTGGCGATGTACAAGACCATGAGTATCGTCAGGCAATTACTGCGGCGGGTACTGGTTGTATGGCGGCAATGTTAGCAGAACGTTGGCTTTCTGTTAATAATCTGATCCAGGAGTATCGCCAGCAGATGCAGACATCTGAAACACCGGATACACCTACAAAGCCTGGTGCTGAGAAAGCTAATCTAACACCAGAGGAGGCGTTTGATCCGAATGCCACACGGCATGAGGGGGGCTATGCGTTGCGGAAGCTTTACCATGATAGCGATCGCCTGCTCGTGGTCAAATACGTCTCCCCCAACTGTGGGCCTTGCCATACCCTCAAGCCCATCTTAAACAAAGTGGTAGATGAATTTGACGGTAAAATTCACTTTGTAGAAATTGACATCGACAAAGAGCGGGAAATTGCCGAGAATGGTGGTGTCACCGGGACGCCCACAGTGCAGTTCTTTAAGAACAAAGACTTAGTGGCTGAACTAAAAGGCGTCAAGCAAAAGAGCCAGTTCCGTCAGGTTATTGAACAATATCTGTAGAGATATCCTAGAAATCAGGTGCAGATAAGTTTTAGGCTCAAGCGGTTTTCCCCCACCAAAAGCCCCTCTGTCTGATTCATGAGGTTCTACCGCCGCCTTTTTATGGGCTGTTCCTGTAATTTAGCTACTTGGTATAGTAATGAACGTGGGCAGCCCTTTCCACTTTCCAACCCCTGCCTATCCTGCTTTTTGACAACGCACTTTTAGAGAGTACTCCCCAAAGCTGTAAGCAATCAGTAAATAGCGAATATAGTAAGGATACTAAGGTGCGTTCTACAATCTAACGATAAATTAATGTTTCCTTCTACACAGACTAGGGCGCTCGAATATGACAACAGACATTAAAAAACTCCACTTGGGATGTGGAAGAAATATTTTAGAAGGTTGGATAAATTTAGACTATATATCTCTTACTGGTGTTGATATTGTTGCCGATCTAGATGATTGCCGAAATCAAAAGTTGCCTTTTGAAGATAATAGCATTGATGAATTTTTAGCCAGCCATTTAATTGAGCATTTACACAATCCTTTGCCTTTTATGGAAGAAATTCATAGGATTGCGAAACAAGATGCTAAGGCCGTATTTAGAGTTCCTTATGGAGCGAGTGATGATGCTTTTGAAGATCCAACTCATGTAAGACAATATTTTTTAAATTCTTTTCAATATTTTGAGCAGCTAGCCTATTGGAGAGCAGACTATGGATACAGAGGAGACTGGTTAACAGAAAAGATATTTTTAAGGGTTGAAGCTGATAGACATGAAGGAGAAACAACAGAAGAAATCTTGTGGCAAGTCCACACCTTTAGAAATATCGTCAAAGAAATGATTGTTGAGTTGAGAGCTATTAAGCCTATACGAGAGCCCCAAAAGGAATTGTATATTCCGCCTAAAATTGAAATTATTTTACTTTAAAATAATAACTACATTGTTATTATGTTGCGATCAAGGTATAGATATGGCCCCCGGATCCGAACGGCGTAAAGATAGTATAAAGGCGAGGTACATAGTATGGACAAACTCCTAGATGCTTCCCCCAAGCCCATCTTGTCTCTTTGCATGATTGTTAAGAATGAACGTGAGAATTTGCCGCGGTGTTTAGCTAGCGTTAAATCTTATGTCGATGAAATAATTGTGGTAGACACTGGGTCTCAGGATAATACACCCGAAATAGCGCTAAAATATGGTGCAAAGATTAGCTATTTTGAGTGGTGCGATGATTTTGCCGCTGCTCGTAATTATGCTATTTCCCAGGCAGCTGGTGAGTGGATTTTAATGTTGGATGCTGACGAAGAGTTAGTCGTTAAGTCAAATAATTTTCGAGAGAAACTAACTTACAAATCGAAAATTATTGCATATTCATTGAGCCTAAAGGATGCCTATGATGGTGCTAAGATCATAGGAGGATGGCATGTAAGGCTGTTCCGTAACCTTACAGATATCACGTATGTAGGCCGCTTCCACGAGTTTTTGAAGTATCAGAACCAAAGTATTAGTCAGGATCAATGCAGCTACCTAGAAGAAAGTCTGGCTATTTTGCATTATGGCTATGGCAAAGGGAAGTTATTACAAAAACATATAAACCGGAATATCCCTCTTTTGGAAAGCATTAGACAGGAAGAAGGTCTCGATCTAATGCTTTTGCATGCCCTTGCCGAAGCGTATCAGAAAACCCAACAGATGGAAAAGGTCAAAGAATGTTACTCAGACGCCTGGGAAAAGCTGCTTCCAAGTCTGCTTGATGGAACTCGACCCCAAGAATTTCGTTCAGTTACAACCTGGGCCTACAACCTGGGATTAGAGGCACTTAAACAGAAGGATTATGAAACTGTAAGATTACTTTGTCATAGAGGGCTTGAATGGTGTCCAAATTTCCCACCTCTGCTCCAACTCGGTGGTATAACTTTAGCGGAATTAGGATTTCTACTAGGGGCAATTCCCTACTTTGAGAGGTGTCTTCAATTAGGCCAAGACGGCAGCTACTACAAAGGAGAACCCTTTAACCCAAATGTTATGACAAGCCACGCTGCTTACAATCTCGGTTGCGTCTATATGGATATGCAACACTGGCAGGAGGCATTAGCGGCGTTTGAACTAGCGCTTTCTTTTGATGCTAACTTCATAGCAGCAAGGGAAAAAATAGACAAAATTAAAGAAGTCTTAGATACTCAAGCATAGCTTTAACCAAACAATTTATCGATGACTCTTACTAAGCGATCGCTCCCCCGATTTTTGCGTTTTTCAGGGCGTCCCAGTCTCTCTATGCAGATGATGGCGGTGGGATTGGTTATTACTCTAATGTTTGTGCTGATAGCAATATTTGCTCCCATGTTTCAGGCTTGGGGATGGTTGCAAAATCCCCTCGAGCAACTCAGTAACCCAATTCACGAAGCACCCTCCGCACGTCATTGGTTTGGCACAAGTCGCCAAGGCTACGATGTTTTCTCGCGGACGTTGTATGGTAGCCAAGCCGCCTTGCAAGTGGTGATTCTGGCTACGGCGCTGAGTCTAGTAGTGGGTGTTCCCCTTGGCTTACTCAGCGGTTATGTGGGGGGAAGGATAGATCGAGTGCTGCTGTTTTTGATGGATACAATTTATACTCTGCCGGGGTTGCTGCTGTCAGTAACGCTGGCTTTTGTAGTGGGGCGGGGGGTATTGAATGCAGCGATCGCGTTAAGCATTTCCTACATCCCCCAATACTACCGCGTCGTCCGCAACCACACCGCCAGCGTAAAAACCGAACTCTTCATCGAAGCCGCTCAAGCAATGGGCGCATCCACCTGGACGGTTCTCTCGCGCTACCTGTTTCTCAACGTAATTCAGAGCGTGCCCGTACTCTTCACCCTCAACGCCGCCGATGCCATTTTAATACTAGGCAGCTTGGGATTTCTGGGCTTGGGCTTGCCTCTGGGAACGCCAGAATGGGGTCAAGATTTACGCGAGGCTCTCAACGCCCTCCCTACGGGAATTTGGTGGACAGCGCTTTTCCCTGGGTTGGCGCTGACACTCATGGTGGTGGGATTGTCTCTAGTAGGAGAGGGCTTGAGCGAGTTTGTCAATCCCCGGCTGCGGCGAGAAAATTGGAACCAAAAATCCCCTGAGTAAAGTCAATTATCTTAGTAATAGTAAGGTGGGCAATGCCCACACTAAACAAACTGGCTATTTTTCTAATTGGAGATTTTAATGAAAGACAATATTTCCTTAGTTGGCGCCGCCGCGGGTGGTTTTATGCTTTCCATCGCCGTCGCTGGCATACTAAGGGCGGCTCCAGTGACATCCCCGCAGGCGCAACCAAGTCTCACTTCAACCCAAGTGGCTCAGTTGCACATCAAACCCGGTCATCCGGATGAAGAGGTTAATTATAACCTTAGTCAAATGTTGTCTGCGGAAAATTAACTGCGGGTCATTCCACAAATTTAGGGAGCTAGAAATAGTTTTCGCAGCTTGAGAGAAAAAAACAAAAAAGCTCTAGGGTAGCCAGGAATATTTTATGTGGGCAATACCGAAAACCGATTGGGCAAACTTTGGGTAATACCTAACCTGATGAGTTCGGTTGAGCGAACGCTGAAAAAACATGATTATTAGCTCAAAAAACTGGTGTTTGAATTAGCCAAAAAGCAGTATTAAGGGGAATTTGTCGTAAGTTCAACTATGTATTGTTCGATTAGCGCCGCAGTTTGATAGTCTGCCATTGCTTCTCGTCGCGTTGCTTCTTTTTGTAGCACTTGCACTATTTCTGCCGTCCACAAATTGACTTGCTCTGTATCTGCCTCCATCATTGGTAACATCCAGGTAGCTTGGGCTTGTGCTTCTTGCCCTTGCAAAAGGAATGTCAACCCTAGATGCCAGTAGTTGGACATTACCTCTGGACACGCCTCAATCGCCTCCTCGTAGAAAGTCGTTGCTTGACTATATTTACCGTGAATTAAACATTGGTATGCCTGCTGCTGCAAATCGGCAGAAATAGCAGTTTTTGCCTGAATACTGCTTAACCATTCAACCCACTTCCCAGCGCGAACTGACCAAGTATATTCGCTATTAACGTAATTAACCTGCCGCCGAAGATGAGATTCGGCATTTGTGCTGTCCGCTGCGGTACATTCTCTAATAACCTGGACAGTCTCTTCAAAAAAACGGTTTTTGTATGCTTCCCAGCCGCCTTCAATAGGTATTAAACGGGCAAATCCCGCAGTGGTTTCTGGCAATGCTGCCAAGTCGCTGGTAACAACAAAACAACCGCTTGCCATTGCTTCCATCACAGCAATACACGAGGTTTCGGAGAAGGTGTTGGGATAGGCTAGTGCTGTAACTGACCGGAGTTCGCGGGCAAGATCTGGTTGTGGGATGGAACCGATGTACTCAACTCCTTCTGTCTCCCGGCACTTGCGGTATAGCACGCCGAACTCAGACTCATCGGCTGCTTGAGCAAACTGATAAACTTTCATGCTCGAAAACACTTTAAGTCTGGTTCCAGGTACTGCTTTGCGAATCCTGGGGAAAACTTCGAGCAGGATATCGAGACCTCGAAAAGGTGTACTTGTGTAGGCAAGAATCGGTGGTTTGGACTTGTGCGCGAGTATGGGGGTGCTATCGGGGAACAGCTTGCCGAAAGCAGGTGCGATCGCGTTGCGTAAAACAAAGCTACGAGTAATATCGATGTTAAATTCCTGATGGAAGCGATCGCGCTGCCAATCGCTCACCATTGCAATTCCATCATAAATATCTCGTTGAGCAGGATTTTGCAACTGCTGCATTACTGGCTGGTTGTGAGCGTGTTGAGTCCAGAGAATTAGCCGAGTATTCTCTCCTATAGAAGACCGGATTTGCACTCCTTCTACTGCAAACTTTAGTACAATCAAAGCTTCTAGGGACTGTAGCAATTGCCCAGACACCTTACTCCAGGGCAGGCACATCACGCCGCGAGACATCCCTGCTATTGAGCTATTGTTCAGTAAAAATACCTCATGTCCCTGTAAGGCCAGTGCTTCAGCGAGGTAACAACAGGCTGACTCAGAACCTCCCAGCGGCACTTGGTAGGCGCTTTCAACGTTGTAGTCGGTACCTGTGAAGTCTGCAAATGCAATTTTCATAAATTTTCCTCCAAAACTAGCTACCCTTTCTCAATTAGAGTTACCACTTGCCGTAATATTTGCTACTTTAAATATTAAATTTCTAAAACTGCCCTTTTTGGCATGGTTCGCTTACCAAACTATCGTTTATAGGGGGTTATACTTAATATATGTATATTTAAATTACATTATTTAACAACATTATTTATTGCTTAAATCTCAACAAATAGCCGCTGACGCAGAATGCTAATAATGTCGTTTTTATCTATTTTAGGCATATTATTAAAATATCTATAATTTCTTCTGGGTATGCTTGGAGATGTCTTGGGTAGCCAAGTGCGGGTCTATTGAGGCTCCAACATAGCATTAAAATACCCAAGCGCGATCGTCGCCATTGCTGTCGGTATCCTAGTCCCACATAAAACCCGAACGGCTCTCTTAGCCCCAAGGGAATGTAGCTAATTCTTTGAGTCTGGGCAGAAACATCTAGAGTTATACTTAAGCCATGTGACTCAGCTTCGCAATCGTTGAATTCATAATATTTTGGCAAGTTTACTGTATACAAGTCGCGTAATTCATTGATGCCGCTTAGGCTAGAAAAGCAAAGACATCAACTTTCGTGTTCGCTCTCCAAACTCACTTGCAGGCAAATTAGAAATTGAGATAGCTGAATTAGAGGAAGACACCGTGCAGTCATTCATTATTATTACCGCTGCCGACGCTAAATACTTTGAACTGGTTCAAGGTACTATTCTGTCTATTAGACAAAAACCACAGGGGCAAAACGCTATTATTGGGTTTTTCGACTTAGGCTGCACTCCAGAACAGCTCCAGTGGCTACAAGGTAAAGTAGATTCAATAAAACAGGCTGATTGGGATTTTAACTTTCCGGCCAGAAATGAGACTCCTGAATATGTGAAGGGGCTATTAGTGCGTCCCTTCTTGCGCCAATACTTCCCCAATTTTGACATCTACTTTTGGATTGATGCCGACGCTTGGGTTCAAAACTGGACAGCGGTTGATTTATTCATTCAAGGAGCCTCACACCGAGGATTAGCAATTGTTCCTGAAATTGACCGAGGTAGCCTACAACAGTATGGGCGTCTACCTCAATCTTGGGAATGGAATTATAACGTTTATAAAGCTAATTTTGGCGAAGAAATAGCAGAAAAGGTATGCAACTATCCTACGTTAAACGCTGGTGTTTTTGCGCTCCATAAAGACGCGCCGCACTGGCAAGCATGGGCGCAGTGGCTCGATCGAGGGCTGCAAGCCGCAGGCTTTGTTTATACAGACCAGCTTGCACTAAATCTAGCAGTTTATTGTGAATTGTTCAACAAAACTGAAATGCTTCCAGCTTGGTGTAACTGGACTTGCCACTATGGTTTGCCAGCTTGGAATAAAAAGGAAGGCTGTCTCGTCGAACCCTACTTGCCTCACACATCTATCGGAATTTTGCACCTAACTGTCGAGAAATATGACCGAGTAAAACTGCGCTCAACTGACAAGGATGAAGTCGAAGTAAATGTACGCTATGCGGAACAATCCCCCGCAAGTTGTGTAGAAATGAACGATTCAATAAGTGGGTCTGGCAAACCGCAAGTAGGGCAGATATTTACACATGAACAGGCAGCATACGAGAATACTGAAACTAGCGGCGGTAGTTTTTTGCCAGTTGGGGATTATGTTTCACCAGGATTGGCAATTATTCAGCCCGATCGTTGTTTCCCCAATATGATTGCTGGCGATCGCAGTAGTTGTGCGTGGCCTTATCTGCGTGGAGAAATCCCCCATAACTGGTATGTAGACAAGCGCTATCCCTTAATTGGATTTGCCAATCGAGATGAAGTTCACATCCTTTACAATACTGCCTTAAAATTTAAGGGAAAGAGAGCCTTAGAAATAGGGTGTTGGCTTGGTTGGTCAGCCTGCCATTTAGCATTAGCAGGAGTTGAGCTAGATGTCATTGTCCCCTTATTAGAAAAACCAGGATTCTACGCAAGTGTAAGGAACTCGCTGGAAGCTGCTGGCGTTCTTAGCCACGTCAATCTCATACCTGGTTATAGCCCTGCGAAGATAGAGGAATTAGCTGTTCATTCTCAAGGCAAGTGGGCATTAATTTTTATTGATGGAAATCACGATGCTCCAGGCCCGCTGAACGATGCGATCGCAGCGGAAAAATTTGCAGAAGACGATGCTATTATCCTTTTTCATGATTTAGCTTCCCCTGATGTAGCCCAAGGCTTAGATTATCTAAAGGGAAAGGGATGGCAAACCATGATATATCAAACAATGCAAATTATGGGCGTTGCATGGCGCGGAAATATTGAACCCCTTAGCCATGAACCTGACCCTAATATAAAATGGCATTTACCAGAACATTTGCAACAACACCCTATTAGTATAGGTAGCAAAGAAAATA
The window above is part of the Microcoleus sp. FACHB-831 genome. Proteins encoded here:
- a CDS encoding TylF/MycF/NovP-related O-methyltransferase, whose amino-acid sequence is MQSFIIITAADAKYFELVQGTILSIRQKPQGQNAIIGFFDLGCTPEQLQWLQGKVDSIKQADWDFNFPARNETPEYVKGLLVRPFLRQYFPNFDIYFWIDADAWVQNWTAVDLFIQGASHRGLAIVPEIDRGSLQQYGRLPQSWEWNYNVYKANFGEEIAEKVCNYPTLNAGVFALHKDAPHWQAWAQWLDRGLQAAGFVYTDQLALNLAVYCELFNKTEMLPAWCNWTCHYGLPAWNKKEGCLVEPYLPHTSIGILHLTVEKYDRVKLRSTDKDEVEVNVRYAEQSPASCVEMNDSISGSGKPQVGQIFTHEQAAYENTETSGGSFLPVGDYVSPGLAIIQPDRCFPNMIAGDRSSCAWPYLRGEIPHNWYVDKRYPLIGFANRDEVHILYNTALKFKGKRALEIGCWLGWSACHLALAGVELDVIVPLLEKPGFYASVRNSLEAAGVLSHVNLIPGYSPAKIEELAVHSQGKWALIFIDGNHDAPGPLNDAIAAEKFAEDDAIILFHDLASPDVAQGLDYLKGKGWQTMIYQTMQIMGVAWRGNIEPLSHEPDPNIKWHLPEHLQQHPISIGSKENTRIGKMDFILESIINIIEKINININDGYEGDGKKLVKLNERGKYLLIKGDLNGAFDEFQNAAILNSNSRVANKYLSWLYWHKGDIEKSIKHYVVAQGGNAILSSDSNDEFQQLLSAIRPYTLLSEARLFSLYSLAKQICLDDITGNFVECGTCRGGSAALLAFVIKRYSLRPRLLYAFDTFEGMPEPTDVDKHNGIPANDTGLGAGTLKAPILEGLDLVCRALDVRDIVVPVQGLFSHTLPQSKSEINNIALLHADGDWYELTMDIFNTLFEQVVDDGIIQVDDYGFLEGCRKALHEFERSHGLSFTLRIIDDTGVWFRKEDSTHAECEHWRTFWYLAQAAEKMGDVVLAQKTARAALKVIPGLAIAEEMLARLQHSLLKEELNLREINLIIFPDWEQPEELLLADLENALRAILTHPDRSHMTLLIETSKISKEEAELAISSVTMKIIYEANLDVAEQAEISLIDEFSKMKWKSLHNQIATRLLMSNENTTAIIEAGMEGVPSVDISKFSNQRIFQSEKGISLK